One genomic window of Candidatus Trichorickettsia mobilis includes the following:
- the obgE gene encoding GTPase ObgE, with protein sequence MHFIDEAKIYLKAGDGGNGCISFRREKYVDMGGPDGGDGGSGGSIIFEADLHLNTLVNFRYKQHFKAEDGKNGKGANKTGKSGQPLILKVPIGTQIFTDDGLLLYDLVTANQCFEILKGGTGGLGNSHFKSSINQAPRRRTEGEIGCELPVQLRLKILSDVGIVGLPNAGKSTFLSAVTAASPKIADYPFTTLVPTLGVVYLDDEEFILADIPGLIEGAHTGHGLGDKFLKHIERCSVLIHLIDVISEDIENDYQIIRHELASYSESIKNKDIIICLNKCDALLDDEIQQKIVLLQKITGHKDIFAISAISKNGITPLLRLALTKIKNGKLLAP encoded by the coding sequence ATGCATTTTATTGATGAGGCTAAAATATATTTAAAAGCAGGCGATGGTGGGAATGGCTGTATTAGTTTTCGTCGAGAAAAATATGTTGATATGGGCGGGCCTGATGGCGGTGATGGTGGTAGTGGTGGTAGTATTATATTTGAAGCAGATCTGCATTTAAATACTTTAGTAAATTTTCGTTATAAACAGCATTTTAAAGCAGAAGACGGTAAAAATGGCAAGGGTGCAAACAAAACTGGTAAATCAGGTCAACCATTAATACTTAAAGTACCAATAGGTACTCAAATTTTTACTGATGATGGTTTGTTATTATATGATTTGGTGACTGCTAATCAATGTTTTGAGATCTTAAAAGGTGGAACTGGGGGATTAGGCAATAGCCATTTCAAATCTTCAATCAATCAAGCACCACGTCGAAGAACTGAAGGAGAAATTGGCTGCGAGTTACCAGTTCAACTCCGACTTAAAATATTATCTGATGTAGGTATCGTCGGACTACCTAATGCCGGCAAATCAACATTCTTATCGGCAGTAACTGCTGCCTCCCCTAAGATTGCCGACTATCCATTTACGACTTTGGTACCAACGCTTGGAGTAGTTTATCTAGACGATGAAGAATTTATATTAGCTGATATTCCAGGTTTAATTGAGGGGGCTCATACTGGCCATGGCCTAGGAGATAAGTTTTTAAAACACATAGAGCGCTGCAGTGTATTAATTCATTTAATTGATGTGATAAGCGAAGATATAGAAAATGATTACCAAATTATTAGACATGAATTAGCTTCATATTCAGAATCCATTAAGAATAAAGATATTATAATTTGCTTAAATAAATGTGATGCTTTACTAGATGACGAAATTCAGCAAAAAATTGTATTATTACAAAAAATAACTGGCCATAAAGATATATTCGCAATTTCAGCGATTAGCAAAAATGGTATTACTCCATTACTACGTTTAGCTTTAACAAAGATTAAAAATGGTAAACTGCTTGCGCCATAA
- a CDS encoding Npt1/Npt2 family nucleotide transporter yields MDVHSYLFKNRFRRIFWPIHHHELGKFIPISGLMFCILFNQNVLRILKDSILISEISAEVASFAKVYCVTPAAAIFVIIYAKLVNHLNFEKIYYYLISVFIGFFAIFAFILYPNISYFHMDATALDQLMSAHPHLKWYIALAGNWGYIIFYTLAELWPNIFYVLLFWQFANEITTTEEAKRFYTLFSLFGNSSLIFVGLLMMNLASERTIMQYFIQVANSKVVLTQVSVLCVVIFALLSCLLVRFIGTNVMTNPTFYNRAKAPRSTKEKMSIMHSFRYIAKSKYLWLMLVCSAAFGFAINLVEAVWKAKIKELYPTVNSYAEFNSLYILWTGVAIIVMTIISNNIMRSHSWFAAAVISPIIIMITGIAFFLLVVFDHQILSFFDGAIIMTPLALAVSIGALQNILAKGSKYSIWDTSIQMLYIPLDDELKTKGKAAVDVVSSKIGKSSSGLVQSLIFTIFPAATFTSISPILMVIFTLVCVLWIYAVRKVYFEYLKIV; encoded by the coding sequence GTGGATGTACATTCGTATTTATTTAAGAACCGATTCAGAAGGATTTTTTGGCCAATACACCATCATGAACTTGGAAAATTTATACCAATCTCTGGACTAATGTTTTGTATTTTATTTAATCAAAATGTACTCAGAATTCTTAAAGACAGTATCCTGATCTCAGAAATTAGCGCTGAAGTCGCTAGTTTTGCTAAGGTTTATTGTGTCACTCCAGCAGCAGCCATCTTTGTAATTATTTACGCAAAACTAGTTAACCATTTAAACTTTGAAAAAATCTATTACTACCTTATTAGTGTCTTTATTGGATTTTTTGCTATTTTTGCATTTATATTATATCCTAATATTAGCTACTTTCACATGGATGCCACTGCACTAGATCAGCTAATGTCTGCTCATCCTCATTTAAAGTGGTATATAGCATTAGCTGGAAACTGGGGCTATATTATTTTTTATACTTTAGCTGAGCTATGGCCGAATATTTTTTATGTTTTATTATTTTGGCAGTTTGCTAATGAAATTACTACTACCGAAGAAGCAAAAAGATTTTATACTTTGTTTTCTTTATTTGGTAATTCATCACTAATATTTGTAGGATTATTAATGATGAATTTAGCTTCTGAACGTACAATCATGCAATATTTTATCCAGGTTGCCAACAGCAAAGTAGTTTTAACACAGGTATCGGTACTTTGTGTAGTAATCTTTGCATTATTATCATGTTTGTTGGTAAGATTTATTGGCACTAATGTCATGACCAACCCAACATTTTATAATAGAGCTAAAGCTCCAAGATCTACGAAAGAAAAAATGAGCATCATGCATAGTTTTAGATATATTGCAAAATCAAAATATCTATGGTTAATGCTAGTTTGTTCAGCGGCTTTTGGGTTCGCAATTAACTTGGTTGAAGCGGTATGGAAAGCAAAAATCAAAGAATTATACCCTACAGTGAATAGTTATGCTGAATTTAATAGCTTATATATTCTTTGGACTGGCGTTGCAATCATTGTCATGACTATCATCAGTAACAATATTATGCGTAGCCATAGTTGGTTTGCAGCGGCTGTAATATCTCCAATTATAATTATGATTACAGGAATTGCTTTTTTTCTTCTGGTAGTATTCGATCACCAAATATTAAGCTTTTTTGATGGCGCGATAATAATGACCCCATTAGCACTTGCTGTCTCAATTGGAGCATTACAAAATATATTGGCAAAAGGTAGTAAATACTCGATCTGGGACACTTCCATACAAATGCTTTATATACCCTTAGATGATGAACTAAAAACCAAAGGTAAAGCTGCTGTAGACGTTGTTAGTTCTAAAATAGGAAAATCATCAAGTGGTTTGGTACAATCTCTCATCTTTACAATATTTCCAGCCGCTACCTTTACTTCTATTTCACCAATATTAATGGTGATTTTTACATTAGTATGTGTTCTTTGGATTTACGCTGTAAGAAAAGTTTATTTTGAATATTTAAAAATTGTGTAG